The following is a genomic window from Pectobacterium carotovorum.
GTTCGTGCGGGTACAGCAACCGTGCATCCACGTGAAAGTTCGGACAATGTATTGGGGTTGGGAGAGTTTCAGGTAAACAACAATACTCAGTTGGGCCTGACTTTTAGCTACCTGGTGACGGACAATATTGGCGTTGAATTGCTGGCGGCTACGCCGTTCAAACACAAAGTCGGCACGCCTGGCACGGGCACGATTGCAGAAGTGAAACACCTGCCGCCTTCACTGGTCGCACAGTACTATTTTGGTGATGCTCAAGATAAATTACGTCCCTATTTAGGTGTTGGCCTGAATTACACGATGTTCTTCGATGAGAAATTTAATGACAAGGGGACAGGTGCGGGCCTGAGCGATCTGAGCCTGAAAAACTCCTGGGGCGTTGCTGCGCAGGCTGGGCTGGATTATAACCTGGACAAGAATTGGTTAGTCAACATGTCCGTATGGTGGATGGATATTGATACCGATGTGAAATTTAAAGCCGGTAACGCTCAGCAAAGTATCCATACTAAGCTTGATCCATGGGCCTTTATGTTTGGCGTAGGCTACCGCTTCTGATTGTTCATCATAAAAAACGGCGACGTAAATAACGTCGCCGTTTTTATAGACAGGAAATAACAAACCAATAAAGAGAACGCTATTTTTATTACAGCAATTATCTAGATGGCGTTAGCCATTAGAAACTGTATTGTACACCAACACGGTAGCGAGTTTGACGCTCGTCAGTGATTGTGCTGCCTTTGACGTTACCGACTTGAGCGTAAGGCGTCCAGTTTTTGTCAAATTTATAAGCCAGTTTAATATCGTGGCTCAGTTCATAATTTTCGCTATCCGCCAAATACCACTGAGAACCTGCTTTATTATTTTTGTTATATTCAAATTCGTATTCAACTACAAAGTTCGCAGGCAGTTTATAACCCAACGTACTGGTGATGGTGTAGCCAGTGATAGCAGTAGGGTTTGTAGCAGAATTCGGGTTACCGATGTTATTGCTGTTACGCAGATAGGATGCACGGTAACGCAGACCATAGTACAGGGAATCGGTGATGTTTGCCGTTCCTTTGATATATGGACGGTAGTTGTTGTTATTGGACGTGGAAACCATGTTTAAACCAGCTTCCAGACCAAAGGTTTTATCGAATTTGTACAGGTAGCTAGCGGTAACTTCAGTACCGTTGCTGACGGTTTCGTTAAACGGTTTGTTTGGTGTCTTATCGCTGCCAGATTGTGCCCACTTGGCTTCCATTGACAGGCCAAAGCCGTTGTCAAAACGGTGGGACATCAGCAGGCGATCTTTATGATCGTTTTTTGCCGTATCCTGCATTTCATGACGATAGTCAATCGTAACAGCCATGGAGCTTAAGCTGATTAAGGAAGTTACCATCATCGTCAATATTTTAGCTTTCATTTTATTATCCCAAGTCAAAGAGAATTATTATTTAAAAACGCGCTGCCACTTTTGTTCAGCGGTTCCATTCTATTTATTATTTCTTACAGTAATGTGAACAAGATCGTTAAAAAGAGATAATTTTAAATGATCTCAATTCTGTGATTTTCTTCGTATTTTATTGGCGGGATTTATGCAATTTAAAAAATAAATAGTTACTTGGTTTATTTCTTTGTGGCGGGGATTAATGATTATTTCAATTTGAAAATATTTCTTACAATTATAAGAAATTAGACATTAAATAATAATTGCAAATATTTCACGTTAATTAAATAAGAAATAATTTGAAACATTATTCAACGCGCGATAGGGCTTGCGTTAAGCACAAATCGCGCGCCTGAAAAGCGTTATGAACGCGTAGCGGCTTTCATTTCACTGACAAAGGCGTGTAACTCGGACAGCATAACGTCAGGCTGGTTCAGATTTTTTTCGATAATCCGCACGATCGCTGAGCCAGAAATGGCACCCGCTGCGCCTGATGCTAACGTTTCCCGCACTTGAGCCGGATCGGAAATGCCAAATCCTTGCAGCGGAGGGGCGGCATGGTACTCGTTCAGTTTGGCTACCAAATGATTCAGCGGCAGTTGGGCGCGTTTTTCCGCTCCGGTAACGCCTGCACGTGATACTAAATACGTATAGCCACGGCCATAGGAAGCGATCTCGCGCAGCAACTCATCGTCAGCATTAGGCGGACAGATAAAAATAGGGGCAATGCCGTGCCGTAACGCAGCGGTACGGAAAGGTGCCGATTCCTCCACCGGAACATCCGCTACTAATACCGAGTCAACGCCGACCTGCGCGCAGCGCTGATAGAATTCATCAATGCCGTTGCTGAAGACCAGATTGGCATACATCAGCAGGCCAATCGGGATTTCCGGGTATTTCTGACGTACGGCCGCCAGCATTTCAAAGCACTGGCCGGGCGTGACGCCTGCGGCAAAGGCGCGCAGGTTAGCATCCTGAATGGTTGGGCCATCAGCCAGCGGATCAGAGAAGGGCACACCCAACTCCAACGCATCGGCACCGGCGGCAATCAGCGTGTCGATAATTTTCAGGGATTGCTCAGGGGAGGGATCGCCCAGCGTAACAAACGGAACGAACGCGCCTTCCTTTTTCTCCGACAGGCGATTAAACAGCTGTTGATAACGCTCCATTACATTTCTCCCCGATCTTTCAAAATATCGTGCACGGTAAAGATGTCTTTATCACCACGGCCAGACAGGTTGACCACCAGCAGTTGCTCTTTCTCCGGTTCCGCTTTAATCATCTTCAACGCGTGTGCCAGCGCGTGGGAGGATTCCAGCGCAGGGATAATGCCTTCACTGCGGCAGAGCGCTTTGAAGGCATCCAGCGCTTCGTCATCGGTAATCGAGACATAGTCAGCGCGGCCGATGCTGTTCAGGTAAGCGTGCTGCGGACCTACGGATGGGAAATCCAGCCCGGCGGAAATCGAGTAGGATTCTTCAATTTGTCCGTCGGACGTTTGCATCATCGGGGACTTCATGCCGAAATAGATTCCGAGGCGACCGTGTTTTAACGGCGCGCCGTGCTGCCCGGATTCAATGCCCAAACCGCCAGGCTCAATGCCGATCAGCCGGACGCTGGTATCGTCGATGAAATCAGCAAACATCCCAATTGCATTAGAACCGCCACCGACGCAGGCCAATACCGCATCCGGCAAGCGACCTTCTTTTTCCAGAATCTGCGCTTTCGTCTCTTCGCCAATCATGCGTTGAAACTCGCGCACAATCGTCGGGTAAGGGTGCGGGCCTGCCGCTGTTCCCAGCAGATAGTGTGCGGTCTCATAGCTGCCAGACCAGTCACGCAACGCTTCGTTACAGGCATCTTTCAGCGTGGAAGAACCGCTGTGAACCGGAATGACTTCTGCCCCCATCAGGCGCATACGGAAGACGTTCGGTGACTGGCGCTCAACGTCTTTCGCGCCCATATAAACGCGGCATTTCAGGCCGAGCAGGGCGCAAGCCAGCGCTGTCGCGACGCCGTGTTGGCCCGCACCGGTTTCAGCGATGATTTCGCTTTTACCCATGCGCTTCGCCAGCAGAGCCTGTCCGAGTACCTGGTTGGTTTTATGTGCGCCGCCGTGCAGCAGGTCTTCACGTTTCAAATACAGTCTGGTTTTCGTCCCAGCGGTCAGGTTTTTACACAGGGTTAACGCAGTCGGACGACCCGCGTAATTTTTCAGCAGGTCGGTAAATTCAGCCTGAAATTCAGGATCTTTTTGTGCGCTGACGAAAGCCTCTTCCAGCTGGCGTAACGCCGGGATGAGGATCTGCGGAACAAACTGTCCGCCGAATTCACCGAAATAAGGGTTGAGTAATGTCATAATTTTCCCGTCTGTTTTAGTGTTGCGGTTGACGTAATGTCGCAAAAACCGC
Proteins encoded in this region:
- the trpA gene encoding tryptophan synthase subunit alpha yields the protein MERYQQLFNRLSEKKEGAFVPFVTLGDPSPEQSLKIIDTLIAAGADALELGVPFSDPLADGPTIQDANLRAFAAGVTPGQCFEMLAAVRQKYPEIPIGLLMYANLVFSNGIDEFYQRCAQVGVDSVLVADVPVEESAPFRTAALRHGIAPIFICPPNADDELLREIASYGRGYTYLVSRAGVTGAEKRAQLPLNHLVAKLNEYHAAPPLQGFGISDPAQVRETLASGAAGAISGSAIVRIIEKNLNQPDVMLSELHAFVSEMKAATRS
- the ompW gene encoding outer membrane protein OmpW, producing MKKASFLLLAAALMPTLAQAHQAGDFIVRAGTATVHPRESSDNVLGLGEFQVNNNTQLGLTFSYLVTDNIGVELLAATPFKHKVGTPGTGTIAEVKHLPPSLVAQYYFGDAQDKLRPYLGVGLNYTMFFDEKFNDKGTGAGLSDLSLKNSWGVAAQAGLDYNLDKNWLVNMSVWWMDIDTDVKFKAGNAQQSIHTKLDPWAFMFGVGYRF
- a CDS encoding oligogalacturonate-specific porin KdgM family protein is translated as MKAKILTMMVTSLISLSSMAVTIDYRHEMQDTAKNDHKDRLLMSHRFDNGFGLSMEAKWAQSGSDKTPNKPFNETVSNGTEVTASYLYKFDKTFGLEAGLNMVSTSNNNNYRPYIKGTANITDSLYYGLRYRASYLRNSNNIGNPNSATNPTAITGYTITSTLGYKLPANFVVEYEFEYNKNNKAGSQWYLADSENYELSHDIKLAYKFDKNWTPYAQVGNVKGSTITDERQTRYRVGVQYSF
- the trpB gene encoding tryptophan synthase subunit beta — its product is MMTLLNPYFGEFGGQFVPQILIPALRQLEEAFVSAQKDPEFQAEFTDLLKNYAGRPTALTLCKNLTAGTKTRLYLKREDLLHGGAHKTNQVLGQALLAKRMGKSEIIAETGAGQHGVATALACALLGLKCRVYMGAKDVERQSPNVFRMRLMGAEVIPVHSGSSTLKDACNEALRDWSGSYETAHYLLGTAAGPHPYPTIVREFQRMIGEETKAQILEKEGRLPDAVLACVGGGSNAIGMFADFIDDTSVRLIGIEPGGLGIESGQHGAPLKHGRLGIYFGMKSPMMQTSDGQIEESYSISAGLDFPSVGPQHAYLNSIGRADYVSITDDEALDAFKALCRSEGIIPALESSHALAHALKMIKAEPEKEQLLVVNLSGRGDKDIFTVHDILKDRGEM